Proteins from one Ranitomeya variabilis isolate aRanVar5 chromosome 1, aRanVar5.hap1, whole genome shotgun sequence genomic window:
- the LOC143802694 gene encoding uncharacterized protein LOC143802694 — translation MEPADVKQWRSELSQRVASEETRSEPLPTPVSSSVEQTGIGGTTSDAGMESAPALPNDPAPVTAPRPDSDRFLTSELVVVTPGTMEKLVPPLPTTMGEPLDVSSEGVIFQWDTPRIGPDGARQEGLSIAVLAWEQYKQCLILHWKNRKETEQRDPPKVQNSKTERGKKNLVKQGTVLAFHPKRGWCSIQEPGLPTEVFFTSYNVKTPFRNRYDNQLLCTGDQVTYTRHRSAQGWCAWNVQRCEPALAPPAVLTTTNSDLTNSTTITTVCIIAATEHATKADIRIQTPGDLAAPKRRTTDTDTASDEDTESKLSRSGSVRYRLMPCNLL, via the coding sequence atggagccagcagatgtgaagcaatggaggtcggagctgtcccagagggtcgcCTCGGAAGAAacgcggtccgagccgctgccgactccagtgtcctcatcagtggaacagaccggcatcggtggaaccacatcagacgcaggtatggaaagcgcccctgctctcccaaacgatcctgctcccgtgaccgctccccgtcccgacagtgaccgattcctcacctctgagctggtagtggtaacccccggcactatggagaagctggtgcctccgttaccgacaactatgggagaaccactagatgtgagctcagagggggtgatcttccaatgggatactccGAGGATCggaccagacggggccaggcaggagggcctcagcattgctgtgctcgcctgggaacaatataaacaatgcttaattctacactggaaaaaccgaaaagagaccgaacaacgtgacccaccaaaagtacaaaactcaaagactgaacgcggtaagaaaaacttggtaaaacaggggactgtactagcctttcacccaaaaCGAGGTTggtgctctatacaagaaccgggactgccgactgaagtcttctttaccagctacaatgtgaagaccccgttccgcaacagataTGACAATCAACTTCTATGtacaggggaccaggtgacctacactcgccatcggagtgcgcaaggatggtgcgcttggaacgtccaacgatgcgagcctgcattggcgccacctgctgtcctgactacgactaactctgacctgacaaattctactactatcaccactgtgtgcattattgccgctactgaacatgcaaccaaagctgacattcgaattcagacccctggtgacctggccgcacctaagagacgaaccactgacactgacaccgcatcagatgaGGACACGGAATCGAAGCTTTCTCGGTCAGGAAGCGTTcgctaccgactgatgccttgcaacctactgtgA